In Dromaius novaehollandiae isolate bDroNov1 unplaced genomic scaffold, bDroNov1.hap1 HAP1_SCAFFOLD_37, whole genome shotgun sequence, the following proteins share a genomic window:
- the LOC135326187 gene encoding olfactory receptor 14A16-like, which produces MSNDTSFSEFLLQGFADTRELQLLHFSLFLGIYLAALLGNGLIITAIACDHHLHTPMYFFLLNLSILDLASISTTVPKSMANSLWDTRAISYPGCVAQLFSFFFLCSADYYLLTVMAYDRFVAICRPLHYGTLLGSRACMKMAAAAWASGFVNALLHTANTFSIPLCQGNTVDQFFCEIPQILKLSCSDSYLRELGLLVVSLCLAFGCFIFIVLSYVQIFTAVLRIPSEQGRHKAFSMCLPHLAVVSLFVSTGMFAYLKPPSISSPALDLVVSVLYSVVPPAVNPFIYSMRNKELKDALKKLIQWAQSQH; this is translated from the coding sequence ATGTCCAACGACACCTCCTTCAGTGAGTTCCTCCTCCAGGGTTtcgcagacacacgggagctgcagctcttgcacttctcgctcttcctgggcatctacctggctgccctcctgggcaacggcctcatcatcacagccatagcctgcgaccaccacctccacacacccatgtacttcttcctcctcaacctctccatcctcgaccttgcctccatctccaccacggtccccaaatccatggccaattccctgtgggacaccagggccatttcctacccgGGATGTGTTGCCcagctcttttccttctttttcttatgttcagcagaCTATtatcttctcacagtcatggcctatgaccgctttgtcgctatctgcagacccctgcactatgggaccctcctgggcagcagagcttgtatgaaaatggcagcagctgcctgggccagtggttttgtcaatgctctcctgcacactgctaacacattttcaataccactctgccaaggcaacacagtggaccagttcttctgtgaaatcccccagatccttaagctctcctgctcagactcctacctcagggaacttggccttcttgttgttagtctttgtttagcttttgggtgtttcattttcattgtgctgtcctacgtgcagatcttcactgctgtgctgaggatcccctctgagcagggccggcacaaagccttttccatgtgcctccctcacctggccgtggtctccctgtttgtcagcactggcatgtttgcctacctgaagcccccctccatctcctccccagctctggatctggtggtgtctgttctgtactcggtggtgcctccagcagtgaaccccttcatctacagcatgaggaacaaggagctcaaggatgccctgaagaaactgattcaatggGCCCAATCTCAGCACTGA
- the LOC135326186 gene encoding olfactory receptor 14A16-like, whose product MFNSSSLNEFLLLAFVDTQELQLLHVSLFLGFYLAALLGNGLIITAVACDHHLHTPMYFFLLNLSLLDLGSISTTVPKSMANSLWDTRAISYSGCAAQIFLFVVFISAEYCLLTVMAYDRFVAICRPLHYGTLMGSRACVKMAAAAWASGFLNAALHTANTFSIPLCQGNTVDQFFCEIPQILKLSCTDAYLREVGLIVVGICLALGCFVFIVVSYVQIFTVVLRIPSEQGRHKAFSMCLPHLAVVSLFLSTGTFAYLKPPSLSSPSLDLVVSVLYSVVPPAVNPLLYSMRNKELKDALR is encoded by the coding sequence AtgttcaacagcagctccctcaacgagttcctgctcctggcatttgtggacacacaggagctgcagctcttgcacgtctcactcttcctgggcttctacctggctgccctgctgggcaacggcctcatcatcacagccgtagcctgcgaccaccacctccacacccccatgtacttcttcctcctcaacctctccctcctcgaccttggctccatctccaccactgtccccaaatccatggccaattccctgtgggacaccagggccatttcctactcaggatgtgctgcccagatatttttgtttgttgttttcatttcagctgaatattgtcttctcacagtcatggcctacgaccgctttgttgccatctgcagacccctgcactatgggaccctcatgggcagcagagcttgtgtcaaaatggcagcagctgcctgggccagtgggtttctcaatgctgccctgcacactgctaatacattttcgataccactctgccaaggcaacacagtggaccagttcttctgtgaaatcccccagatcctcaagctctcctgcacagatgcctacctcagggaagtgggacTTATTGTGGTTggtatttgtttagctttggggtgttttgttttcattgtggtgtcctacgtgcagatcttcacagttgtgctgaggatcccctctgagcagggccggcacaaagccttttccatgtgcctcccgcacctggccgtggtctccctgtttctcagcactggcacatttgcctacctgaagcccccctccctctcctccccatctctggatctggtggtgtctgttctgtactcggtggtgcctccagcagtgaaccccctcctctacagcatgaggaacaaggagctcaaggatgcactgagg